A stretch of DNA from Manis pentadactyla isolate mManPen7 chromosome 19, mManPen7.hap1, whole genome shotgun sequence:
tgttttattattgttactattattattaatatctttCACTTTTCATTCAACTAACACTTTCGAAGTGCCTACTCCACTTTGTTCCTATATGAGGCGCTTTGAATTCCCTAATGAGCCTTCAAAATTATCCTGTGAAATACTTGTTATACCCTTTTAATTAGTTCTCATGTATATGTATctagaaagatagagagatagatttgtatagatttttgtatatatatttaatagacTATTTTTAAGCAGTTTCAGGCTTTTAGGTTTATAACAAAACCGGACAGAAAGTGCCCAGAGTTCCCATTAACTTCTGCCCCCGCCCACGTTCAGCCTCCCCCAGGATGGAAATCCTAGTCAGAGGGTATGTTTCTGATAGTCAGTGAACCTGCACTGACGCATCACCATCACCTGCGGTCCATACTTCACACAGGAGTTCCCTCTGGGTGCTCAGCATGGTATGCGTCTGCACAAATGTACACTGACATATACCGACCGTCACAGTCTCATACACAGTATTTTCACTACACCATATTCCCTGTGCTCTGCCTGCCCCAGAGCAAACCAAGATTCCTAAACCCATCCACAGATCCTGGTCACTGACCATCACACCAGGCTGGGGAAGGCTCACCCTGCAGTGCAGAGCCACTGGGACCACACAGAACCTCAGCTTGACCTGGGAAACCAAGGGCCtccccagggagctggagcaggcaggggcctggggccagcccccacctccaggaCCCTGAAGCTGGCTCACAGCCAGCCCAATGCCACCCCCGTCTGTGTGGTTAGAATTCCAGGGACAAGAATACGGCCCTCCTGGATGCTGGGGACTCTGCTGGGGTCAAGAAAGTGCCCAGCAGGGTGAGTGAGCCCACCTCCACAGACACTCCTTTCCCAGGCAACTGGGGGAAGGGGGGCACTCACAATTCCCAAGAACTGTGACATCCAGTCCCCCAGGCCTTGGGATGACACAGGTGGGAAGACCAGACACAGACAAGCTTGGTGTGTCTCCCAGGAAGCTTTGCGTGGGAGGGGAGGGTGAGCTAGGAGCTTTAGGCAGAGGCCACAGCTGTGTGGGGCACTGATATTATCTCTGCTCTGCTCCAAATCCCACCTGAAGGGCCCCTGGGTGGACACGGAGTCAGATTTGTCATGAGTGACCTCGAGAAGGAAACCAGTCTCAGAGGAGGGGGGCAGCCGCGGATGACAGTAGGGGAGGGCTTCCTGTAGCCAGGGCCACCCAAGCCGGAAGAGGTGCTGCGGGACGCGGTGAGGTCCCCGCCACCGGTGGACAGTAACCACAGGCACAGACACTCCGTGGGTTGTCAGAGGCTCGGGACCAGGTGGGATTCCGTGTGGAGTGTCCTTCCAGTGTGACAGCCTTAATCCAGGGAAGTTTCTTTACCAAATCCCATAGGATATCTCAGATCCCCGAGGCCCCAGTGTCCCCAGACCCAggaggggcagggcctggcaCTGGGCCAGTGGCCGCAGGGGGCACGGCCAACCCAGTTTGTCCCCGCAAGCTCTCTGCCTGCTCCGTTCTGACCAACGGGGACGAGGCCCCTATTCTTCCTCCATCACTGTGGGCGGTGCTGGCCCAAGGCCTCTGCTCCTCGGGCTCCTGGGGAAGCTGGGAGCTCCGTCACGAGAGGCCCCAGCGGACGCAGGGACACGGGAGGCGCTCAGGCAGCCTGGACGGCCGGACTGGGACTTCATGTCTTTTACATGCTTTGTCAAGGGTTTAGAATCATAAATGGAAGCTTTCTATTGTCTGTcaagttttaaaaacatatttgttaGCACAAAAATTAGCTCTTCTTTCAGATTTGAGGAGTTCACCAATAGTAGAATTTGGCCCTTATGCCCTCAAAGGAGAAAATTacttatataaattttataatatttactgTGTTGACTTTTTGAGGTTTATATACACATGTAAATCAAATTTGACAATACATACTTTTCTAGAAATTCTCGATttaatgaagatttttaaaatcagtagacggaaattacatattatattttcttagaaTTTTGTCTGCACTAAGTGATAAAATTGGTGAAGATTCCAACCCTGAGAGCTACAGGATCCATTAATCAGTTCACAGCTTTTCTCTTTGGGTCTGTTTATAAAAGCAATTAGTCGGTCAGTTGGCGGTACGTGGCATATTGAGGGGGCGTCATCTCCCCTCACAGCCTTTACTACTACAGTCTGGAAATGAGAGAAATAAGAGTGGATGTTTTGggtggggtttttgtttgtttgtttgtttctttctttctttgtctttggtttggGGGGATTAAATAAAACACCACATATCTGGATCCCAAAAGAGGTATAGAGATTCCCGCTCAGAGAGCAGAGCAAGACTAATCTCACACATGCACATGAGCAAAGAAAGAATATGTCAGTCAGAAGTTCTGTTAGCAAGAAATGGAGCATAAAGAGAGGAGAGCGACAGAGACAAATGAAGGGCTCTGCCACCCGGGCAGGAGAGCCCCGGGCCCGGGCAGATAAACGCGACCGTGGAGATGCAGAGCTCAGCCCCGAGGCCTCCGGAATCCACCCCACAAGCGGCTGCTCACCCGCCTGGACTCAGGGCTTCCCAGGCGATACCCTGACTTCCTGCCTGGCTTGTCTTCGGGAGGAGGATGCCCTGGTCAGGCTAACAGGCATATCCAGCCCAGTTAGCAAGTATACGTCTCACTGTAAATTACTAAACATTCTGGTTTTGTCTGTCTGTGCCTTTTGACGTTTGCCAGCAAGATTTTGCTTCCCCAAGGCAAATCAGCAATGGATGAAATGGAGCCTCTGGACTCTGTCTCATAGTCTACGCATCAGAGTGTGAACCGTGGTGAACACAAGCAAGTAATGCCAACCCGTGCGGCCCTGTCAGTCACCCATTCCTTCCCTCCACATTACTGGGCTGTGGACTGAGCGCACGCTGAGAAACGTCTTGGAACACAAACCCTCGGCCTCTCCTTGCCATGCACATTCCCTTTTGAACTTTGTGAAGACTTCATGCAGACCTAAACCTTTAGTTCTCAACCCTGATCTGAATGGTGCATCAGTATCAACCATTAGGTTGTATTCTAAATATAGATGATGCTCCATTTGGGGATAGAGTCCAAGCATCTGTTTTCAAATGCTCCCCAGTTAATCCAAGAAACAGCCAGGGTCATGAGCAATCCATGGGGAGTGTCCGTTTAGATCACTTAGACCTAAACTTTACTCTGTCTTTACTATCTAGACAAATCCAGGTGTGGCTGGGGTTATTTCAGTAAAGATCCTGAAGCCACCAATTCAACACAACAGGAAGTGAAAATGAGCATAAATACTTTCACTGGTTTCCATGACAGGCTTCCTGTTGGCACACAGGTGGCTTTATCTGTCTGAAGCACAGCTCTGAGCCTATCACTGCCCTGCTGAAACATTGAAATCGATCATCTTTTTTGGTTAGTGTTATAGATAATatgatgacacagaaagagatttCAGAAGATAACCACTGTTACCTTCTTGACCTATCAGCTTTTAGACTTCCTTTATGCTCACATAaacatatgtttatatacatttataacaCAAGATAATGCCATACATGTTGTTCCATAACCCACTTAATATTTCATGGACAACTTTCCATTTAAATACATAAAGATGTAATTTCATCCTTACTGCGTAAATATAATTCCATCTATACTTCATTTACCCAGTATATAGTGGTCACGAGCAAGGGCTTAGATTCCAGCTCCAAGATTTCAGTCTCAATTCTTATCAGTTATGTGACCTGGACAAGTTGGTTAACATCAGTGTTGCAGTTTCCTGGGAATAATCATTCTATTTGCATAATAGGAATGCACTTGACACTCTGAAGGCAGCTCAGAGAAGGTCAGAGGAAGTGGCAGGACCATGTGTGCCCAGGGCTTTGAGGGCTCCAGGGTCACAGCCACACAGACCAGGGGTGGTTGGAGCTGGACCAAGCTGGCAAAGGCAGCGTCTGCAGGGATCAGCTCAGAGAGCAGGTGTCTTGGGGGGGCCTGGATTCTCCTGCATCCTTAACTCATCTTCATGGCCTGACCTGGCTTATGGACCACACTGTAGACAGACATGAGATGCTCCTTGTCTTGCAGATGTTGCTCACTGATACTCTGGGAGTGCAACACAGATGGTTCCTGGAACAGCTGCATGATAGAGAGCTCCTCGAACACCTGTGTGATAGAGGGGCCCACCTGGAGCCTGGGCTGCTGACCACACTGCGTTTATTCCCCTGCAGCGCCCGGCTTCCCACCGGCCCCAGATGTGAATTTTCATGGTTCTACCGTGTTGTCCAGAAACAATTAAAGTGCAGTGGGGACAGAACAGCAGATGGCTGGCTTTGACAAGCCCAGGCCCGCTCagtgaggggtggggaaagccaggCGGGGCACCGCTCCCAGCTCTCACCTTGTCCCTGCCCTCCTGAGGCACCTGTGGGCTCAGCTCTGCATAGTACATGCCACCATCCTCGTCCCTGTGCTCCTCCTGCAGGCCTGCACCTGCGTCACACACGGAGCGGAGCTTGAAGCTGGACCCTGGAAACCTCTACCCTCCCGCACTGCTATGAACCCCAAGGTCATggccacacccaccctcccctcctctgGGACATTCCCTGAGCAGCAAAATGCAGGAGAAAGAGAGCATATAGGGTACAATGGGAGAAGGGCGGTAGCTGGGCTGCAAGGACAAGAGCCACCTGCCTCTCCCAGTCtccatcttcttcttcttcccacGCGTCTTCCAAAGCCACAGTCCAGCTCCAAGGATGAGCAGCACAGTGACGGTGGCCCCCAGGATGCCTGGCAGGGTCCGAGCCTTGGTCTGTGCATGTGAACTTGCTTCCCTCACACAGAAAGAGCAAAGAAGGTTAAGGAAAGACAGAACTTGGGTGCCCATTGCCAAGGAGACAGAGAGCAGGTGAGAACTCTGAGGGGTCCTGGATCAGAAGCTGAAGAGGAGGCAGCATGGATGCTCATGCATTCAGCCAGGTCCCCAGCTCCTGCTTGGTGCAGGGACACTGAGTTGAGCAAGATGTGGTTCACATCCTTGAGAAGCTCCTTCCTGGGGGggaagggtgcagccaggggAATCCCAGCGCAACAGAGGCTTACTCGCTGTGCACAGGTCTTCAGGGAGGGCATCCCAGAGGAGGTGATGGGTAAAGTAAGTGTTGAGGGAGGAGAAGGAGTTCCCCAGATATTCAGGGCAGGCAGGCCATTCCAGAAAGGAGGAGCCACCTGTCGGGATCACATCGCCAGCCCTGGGGGCAGCAGCATGCACTGGGGCAGGCAGGAAAGGGACGGGCAGGGGATCAGAGGAGGCAGAGTCTGTTTCCAGGTCTAGTGAGTCAGGTTGAGTGTCAAACTTTATCTGGCACCCAGGACAGGGATTGCAGGGGTGACAGAGGTTTTAAGTGTCACTGACACACAGATCCCCCAGCAGCTTGTGAATGTGGTTTAGAGGGGTTGGGGCTTCACCCAGGGAACcagttaattcattcattcaatgaacaCCAACTGTGAGCAGACTTCGCCAGAAGCTGTGCTTGGGACAAGGATTCAATGGAGAACAGGACATGCCCCTGGTGTGCCAGGGCACGGAGGGGACAAATCCACGAACAGAGCATTGCTCCTGAGTGCGCAGTGGCCATGGCTAGCTCCACCAATGAGCTGATACCTGACGGCAGGGCTGCCACAGTGCCCGCAGGGCCCTGTAGCAAAGCGAGCCCCTTGTTAAACATTAGCGAAAATTTTAAGATATGACTGTAGGGCCCTTCCAAGCACAGGGCCCTATGTGTCAGCACAGGTTACTCACCCAGGAAGCCAGACTTTCCTAATAGGGACCCTACAATACAAATAAGATGGGACGTGGACAACAAGATGGGAGGAAGGAAGGTAGAGGAAAGAGTGTGTCCTGAGGCTTAACGCTTTCACGGGCAGAACACCCTCAGGAGCTCCAAGCAAGCAGCCCAGTGCGCAGTGTGGAGGTGAGGCCAGAGACACGGGCAGAGCACCTGAGCCCTGAAAGCACCAGGGAATCCCTGGAGGCCAAATCTAGCAGACAGCACAGGACAACaacataaaatgaattattttccaaAAGACTCCAGGGGATGAACTATGGATAATGGATGGTGGTGCAGAGAAAGACGTAAGGTTGCTGCATGAACCAAAGTGTCAAGACTTGGATGAAGACACAGGCATGAGAGACATTTAGAAGAAGCAGCCATGTGGATGTGCCCCCCAGATCCTGTGTGGGGTGACCAGGTGGAAGGTGAGGCTATCATGcatggcagggagaagagcccAGAGCCTCACACCAGGGCTACCTGTGCTCCAAGAGTGCCCTCCCTGCTGGCAGGTGGCTCACCAGGGACACAGATGGCCCCAAGGTCTGTGGTGGCAGTTTTCTGGTCAAGCGGGTTGCTCAGCACACAGGTGAGCCTGGGGTTGGGCTGGCTCAGGGGCAGGCTCAGATCCAGGGTCCACGAGTTGGGGGCTGGTCCCGGGGTCCCTCTCTGCTCCAGCTCCTTGGGGAGGCCTTTGCTCTCCCAGTTCACCTTCAGGTCCTCCATGGTCCCCTGGGCCCTGCACTCAAGGGTGATGTGGCACCGGCCTGGTGTGATGGATGAGGAAGTGACCCGGATCTGGGGAAGGGGCACGGGTGCTGGGCGGGAAGGACAAAGGAATGGAGGCTCACATGAGTGGAGGACATGACAGTTCACAATTTCCCATTGATTATCTCATTGAAGACCCGGCATCCACCTTGTAAGGAAGATGTgagcattttataaataaaacacaatttgcCAAAGAAAAACATAGAAAGTAACAATAAGGAAGGGATTCACTGAGTTAAGCCCTATGATTTCCCTAGTTTGAGCAAGACTTTAAAAATCtcccacaagaaaataaatactggGCCTCACCTTCCAGGAATGATTGTTACAAAGAACCTGGGTCTTTCCTGCAAGGGACACGTCTGGCTCtgaaggccctgtgctggggcaGGGCCCTGCCTGTCCTCCTGCTGGGATGATGCCCGCGGCTGCACAGCCCCCAGGCAGGGAGCATCAGCAGCTCTGGGAGCCCAGAAGGGCCCTGGCGCCCAGCAGCTGTGGGAGGCGTGGCGGCAGCAACCAGGAAGGACAGCCCCGAGTGCGTGAGCACGGGCCGCTGGGTGAGCCTCACACACAAGTGACAGACGGCAAGTCACTCTTAGACATCACTCGGGGACCTACAGCTGCAGCTGCCATTCCTCCAAACAGGAGGCTGCCCTGCACAGAGAGGAACCTGAGGGACAAGGAGCCGCTCTCCGAGGCTGGGCAGGACTGCAGGGTAACCTTTCCTGTGACTGAGGGGCTCAGAGCTGGGCTGGTGGGGTCCCCATTAGTGAGGGGCTCAGAGCTGGGCTTGTGGGGTCCCAGGGAGTGAGGGGCTCAGAGCTGGACTGGTGGGGTCCCCATGAGTGAGGCCACCTCAGGCTGGTGTGGAGTCAGGGGCAGGGACTGAAGGACCAGCTGCAAGTGGGTCCCAGCTGGGGTGGGTGAGCAGTGGCCCAGAGACACCCACGTTCCTGTCCTCAGAACCAATATCTTAGGTGACACGCAAAGGGGAACTGAGGGCGCAGGCGGCACTAAGGCTGCTGATCAGCCGACCTTAAAACAGAGACTCTGGATTATGAGGCTGGCACCCAGGGAACCACAAGGGTCCCTAACAGTGGGGacggaggggaggggggcaggccTGCAGGGGGAGGAGGGCTGGTCCGCCATCGCCGgcttgaagacagggaggcaGCCGCCAGGAAGGAGCACAGGCAGCCCCGAGAAGGCGGGCAGGACAGAAGCCGTT
This window harbors:
- the LOC130681668 gene encoding CD48 antigen-like isoform X2, with translation MGSCSGDPRLCWATWLLRCSSLLLGACSTVANSSGAHVYLNRTQGGCVLFHAAREAGAELKEISWGFGPESDYRVILRVHSGADSPTWVSLWDKYEQRVHVPNMTSLRIDNLTREDSGQYRARGSLTGGREFNLNFHLTVCAPVPLPQIRVTSSSITPGRCHITLECRAQGTMEDLKVNWESKGLPKELEQRGTPGPAPNSWTLDLSLPLSQPNPRLTCVLSNPLDQKTATTDLGAICVPGPCGHCGSPAVRYQLIGGASHGHCALRSNALFVDLSPPCPGTPGACPVLH
- the LOC130681668 gene encoding CD48 antigen-like isoform X1; translated protein: MGSCSGDPRLCWATWLLRCSSLLLGACSTVANSSGAHVYLNRTQGGCVLFHAAREAGAELKEISWGFGPESDYRVILRVHSGADSPTWVSLWDKYEQRVHVPNMTSLRIDNLTREDSGQYRARGSLTGGREFNLNFHLTVCAPVPLPQIRVTSSSITPGRCHITLECRAQGTMEDLKVNWESKGLPKELEQRGTPGPAPNSWTLDLSLPLSQPNPRLTCVLSNPLDQKTATTDLGAICVPGGSSFLEWPACPEYLGNSFSSLNTYFTHHLLWDALPEDLCTASKPLLRWDSPGCTLPPQEGASQGCEPHLAQLSVPAPSRSWGPG